The following proteins come from a genomic window of Persephonella sp.:
- a CDS encoding HAD-IIIA family hydrolase: MDRQGNTEISRIQAEVETFLFDLDGTLIDSSKDIATAVNYALEKIGRSPLPEEEIIKHVGYGGRKLMEGVLKTADKKMIDEGVRLFREYYFKNPAQHTVLYPYAEELLIKLKKEGKKTGIVTNKYEDISREIIQKLGIQKLIDVIIGGDTTNKKKPEPEPVLFALEKLGSFPDTSIIIGDSETDIQAGKNAGLKTVLVTYGFGKTELALSFEPDYVIKSLKDLLW, encoded by the coding sequence TTTATTTGATCTTGACGGAACCCTTATAGATTCTTCCAAAGATATAGCTACCGCTGTCAATTATGCCCTTGAAAAGATTGGAAGAAGCCCCCTTCCTGAAGAAGAGATAATAAAACATGTCGGATACGGTGGAAGAAAGCTTATGGAAGGGGTGTTAAAAACAGCAGATAAAAAAATGATTGATGAGGGGGTAAGGCTGTTTAGGGAGTATTACTTTAAAAATCCTGCACAGCATACAGTTCTTTATCCTTATGCTGAAGAGCTTTTGATAAAACTGAAAAAAGAGGGAAAAAAAACAGGTATTGTAACAAACAAATACGAGGATATATCACGAGAGATAATACAAAAGTTAGGCATACAAAAACTGATAGATGTGATTATAGGTGGTGATACTACAAATAAGAAAAAACCAGAGCCTGAACCTGTTTTGTTCGCCTTAGAAAAACTTGGATCTTTTCCTGATACTTCAATTATAATAGGCGACAGTGAAACTGACATACAGGCAGGCAAAAATGCAGGGCTGAAAACAGTTCTCGTCACATACGGTTTTGGGAAAACGGAACTTGCTTTGTCCTTTGAGCCTGATTATGTTATCAAAAGTTTAAAGGATCTATTATGGTAG